One window from the genome of Parasteatoda tepidariorum isolate YZ-2023 chromosome 8, CAS_Ptep_4.0, whole genome shotgun sequence encodes:
- the LOC107456982 gene encoding sprouty-related, EVH1 domain-containing protein 2, with protein MGEGSPEDGNFLVRVRAQVMTRDDSTGGWVPMGGGGLSNVSVRKRLISEEDQKPEYIICGKRISDQTVVLSCSIRRDFIYNKVMPTFHHWRTGEKKFGLTFQTAADARAFDKGVRTAVEDLLEGVGYGHNSHGGDDLGDDEVFMTLDLPVESRSSSGSSSGSANGVNTFRPTSATSSIPGDTFSVNSSPYSHPHSTQQQQQQQHLYRLQFMKPSRTMPGVSSNGGSTSGLTSSISIAAGELQKVQGEEIWVKEKAGKEPPPNNQEKIELLPYSYVSFAKERPEQRAEHDYCYPAIETLKSGRQDYPENLKKQVATVSSEPPLLPSKKKGKDSRSQPSPSQSRCRLCLDTYGEEDNRPGSCRYGRDRTLSCINHATCLSCAQCMLYHCMSDAEGDFHHHPCSCDSSDDHCRRRWTGLALLSIFVPCLWCYLPLRACHRCGVSCGYCGGQHEPEYE; from the exons ATGGGCGAAGGTAGCCCTGAAGA TGGGAACTTTCTGGTTCGTGTCCGGGCTCAGGTCATGACCAGAGATGACTCCACAGGAGGCTGGGTACCCATGGGCGGAGGTGGGCTGAGTAATGTATCAGTAAGGAAACGTCTCATCTCAGAGGAAGATCAGAAACCGGAATATATCATCTGTGGAAAAAGAATATCAGATCAAACG GTTGTTCTTAGTTGTAGCATTAGGAGAGacttcatttataataaagtgATGCCCACTTTTCATCATTGGAGGACAGGAGAGAAGAAATTTGGTCTTACCTTCCAGACAGCTGCAGATGCCAGGGCCTTTGATAAGGGAGTCAGGACTGCAGTTGAAGATCTCTTGGAAG gtgtaGGTTATGGTCACAATTCTCATGGTGGAGATGATCTTGGAGATGATGAAGTTTTCATg acTCTAGATCTACCTGTGGAATCTCGCTCTTCATCGGGCTCTAGTAGTGGAAGTGCTAATGGCGTGAACACATTTCGGCCGACTTCTGCAACGTCCAGCATCCCGGGTGATACATTTTCAGTCAACTCATCACCTTATTCTCATCCCCATTCTACTCAACAGCAGCAGCAACAACAGCATCTTTATCGATTACAGTTCATGAAGCCCTCGCGCACAATGCCGGGCGTCAGCAGTAATGGTGGCAGCACTAGTGGCTTGACTTCATCTATAAGTATTGCAGCTGGAGAGTTACAGAAAGTTCAAGGTGAAGAAATTTGGGTTAAAGAAAAAGCAGGCAAAGAGCCTCCTCCTAATAATCAGGAGAAAATTGAACTCTTACCATACTCTTACGTTAGCTTCGCTAAAGAGAGGCCCGAGCAACGTGCTGAACACGATTACTGTTACCCTGCGATAGAGACATTAAAGAGCGGGAGACAGGATTACCCTGAGAACTTAAAAAAGCAAGTGGCAACTGTTAGCTCTGAACCGCCACTACTTCCAAgcaaaaagaaaggaaaagacTCGAGGTCGCAACCTTCGCCGAGTCAGTCGAGGTGTCGCTTGTGCCTCGACACTTACGGCGAAGAAGACAACCGGCCTGGCAGCTGTCGATATGGTCGCGATAGAACGTTATCGTGCATTAACCATGCGACTTGCCTCTCCTGTGCCCAGTGCATGCTCTATCATTGCATGTCAGATGCAGAAGGGGACTTCCATCACCATCCTTGTTCATGTGATTCTTCCGATGATCACTGCCGCAGGCGTTGGACTGGTCTTGCCTTGCTTTCTATATTTGTTCCCTGCCTCTGGTGCTACCTGCCTCTTCGTGCCTGTCACCGCTGTGGAGTCAGTTGTGGTTACTGTGGAGGTCAACATGAACCTGAATATGAAtag